A part of Oncorhynchus masou masou isolate Uvic2021 chromosome 30, UVic_Omas_1.1, whole genome shotgun sequence genomic DNA contains:
- the slc25a40 gene encoding probable mitochondrial glutathione transporter SLC25A40: MSGNSGKNPMPVDTNGITPFQQMLASCSGALLTSLFVTPLDVVKIRLQAQKSPFPKGKCFVYCNGLMDHTCVCTNGNANAWYKAPGHFNGTLDAFIKIVRREGIKSLWSGLPPTLIMAVPATVIYFTCYDQLRAALRVRMGSHAEEAPLLAGALARVGSVTVISPLELIRTKMQSQRSSYRELSEVIHSAVRNEGWRSLWRGWGPTLLRDVPFSAMYWYNYEKGKAWLCKHNNIREPTFAITFISGAVSGSIASIVTLPFDVVKTRRQVEIGELQAMNLSSKATSSTLSVMTKIVAENGVGGLFVGFLPRVIKVAPACAIMISCYEFGKAFFRMHNQERLLNSTT, from the exons ATGAGTGGTAATTCTGGTAAAAATCCTATGCCCGTCGACACCAATGGCATTACTCCATTTCAACAGATGTTGGCTTCCTGCTCAGGGGCTCTCCTGACGTCATTGTTTG TCACACCTCTGGATGTTGTCAAGATCAGACTCCAGGCTCAGAAAAGTCCTTTTCCCAAAG GGAAATGCTTTGTGTACTGCAATGGCCTGATGGACCATACCTGTGTGTGTACGAACGGCAACGCCAATGCCTGGTACAAGGCCCCCGGCCACTTCAACGGCACTCTG GATGCCTTTATTAAGATAGTCCGCAGGGAAGGTATCAAGTCGTTATGGAGCGGCCTCCCTCCAACCCT TATCATGGCGGTCCCGGCCACAGTGATCTACTTCACGTGCTACGACCAACTGCGTGCTGCCCTGAGGGTCAGGATGGGGTCACACGCTGAGGAGGCACCTCTACTAGCAGGCGCCCTCGCCAGAG TGGGCTCTGTGACAGTGATCAGTCCGTTGGAGCTGATCCGTACGAAGATGCAGTCCCAGAGAAGTTCGTACAGGGAGCTGAGTGAGGTTATCCACTCTGCAGTACGCAACGAGGGCTGGCGGTCTCTCTGGAGGGGCTGGGGACCCACACTGCTTAGAGACGTGCCCTTCTCAG CCATGTACTGGTATAACTATGAGAAGGGGAAGGCGTGGCTGTGTAAGCACAACAACATCAGAGAGCCAACGTTTGCCATCACCTTCATATCTGGAGCGGTGTCTGGATCA ATCGCTTCCATAGTAACTCTTCCCTTCGACGTCGTGAAGACCAGGCGGCAGGTGGAGATAGGGGAACTCCAGGCTATGAATT TGTCGTCCAAGGCCACCTCCTCCACTCTCAGTGTGATGACCAAGATTGTGGCTGAGAACGGCGTGGGTGGACTGTTTGTAG GTTTCCTTCCCAGGGTGATCAAGGTGGCCCCAGCCTGTGCCATTATGATCAGCTGTTATGAGTTTGGGAAAGCCTTCTTCCGCATGCACAACCAGGAGAGGCTGCTGAACAGCACCACCTGA
- the dbf4 gene encoding protein DBF4 homolog A isoform X1, which translates to MSIAYNTGEYKDILFSSQIIMNKMKSRRTQKSTKPRLQDPKLADKGHKSVSKSHAKPPCESYPAQKKPFTGKLFYLDLPSNRRAETLENDIKMFGGIVEKFFSKEIKYLVSNKREARYVQCHGRDSLVPSPDSGHSSPHPCPRPGSHRDGLKGSSQGQADMVVISRGKSFVKRVVKEQVRIQVNEILSNALEWGVKILYIDDVIAYMEKKKRNDKYTAEKPTAAAVKKSAKGEPTGKAAFQKYKGGRIRKPFVKVVDSSRHYRPIYLAMPNMPEFNLTSAPPCSPFYVEDQEHSLKRPKVHGCLRNRGARVSASEERGQDRARRNREKKRGGYCECCTLKYNNIKAHLRSEQHKAFSRSDEYLVVDRLITTLPFNFSHVKTTQTPTTRSKYSITTLMCVPGPSIQMEGEKEGGVETKELKGGLMSLWSTTVEPPLSRSMENPLEQPRKRSLGAPVPHSTSEGEKRCSYVPDRPQTKHRSLSCKQCCRQGYPRKHPQMAGLSQTPVSNAEIDPSTHDSVANPRLSHQGQRTHTDNDGCSSFSHTENLQCGDPAGRVKVPSSQHKVAGPSEHHKLRALEERELSHDTLAGETLPGNTGGVPELEAGDTETHTPPPARTLQRRVRDYRRKRRKVEKQRTAQEQKKTSNVPSSSLLNLWQLFHSSEDMECEFRGFPSCSTPVRTWSVSSEAFPAVPLQ; encoded by the exons ATGTCTATTGCTTACAACACAGGAGAATACAAGGATATTCTATTCTCCTCTCAAATTATAATGAATAAGATGAAATCTAGACGCACCCAAAAGTCTACAAAACCCCGTTTACAAG ACCCCAAACTCGCTGATAAGGGACACAAGTCAGTCTCGAAGAGCCATGCCAAACCACCATGTGAATCTTATCCTGCCCAGAAAAAGCCTTTCACTGGGAAACTATTCTACTTAGATTTGCCATCAAACAGAAGAGCAGAGACATTAGAGAATGATATCAAAATGTTTGGAGGG ATAGTGGAGAAGTTCTTCAGCAAGGAGATCAAGTACCTGGTGTCTAATAAGAGAGAGGCCAGGTATGTGCAGTGTCATGGCCGCGACTCACTTGTCCCAAGCCCTGACTCTGGGCACAGCTCCCCCCACCCCTGCCCCCGTCCCGGGAGCCACAGAGACGGCCTCAAAGGAAGCTCCCAGGGCCAGGCAGACATG GTGGTCATAAGCAGGGGCAAGTCTTTTGTGAAGAGAGTTGTAAAAGAGCAG GTTAGAATACAGGTCAACGAGATCCTGTCCAATGCTCTGGAGTGGGGGGTGAAAATCCTGTACATTGATG ATGTAATAGCTTATATGGAAAAGAAGAAAAGGAATGATAAGTATACTGCTGAAAAGCCAACCGCAGCTGCTGTCAAGAAAAGT GCCAAAGGAGAACCTACAGGAAAAGCAGCCTTCCAGAAGTATAAGG GTGGAAGGATCCGTAAACCCTTTGTAAAGGTAGTGGACTCTAGCAG ACATTACCGTCCAATTTATCTGGCCATGCCGAACATGCCAGAGTTTAACCTAACGTCAGCTCCCCCCTGCAGTCCATTCTATGTAGAGGACCAGGAACACTCGTTGAAGAGACCTAAAGTGCACGG GTGTCTCAGGAACCGAGGGGCAAGAGTGTCAGCCAGTGAGGAGAGGGGGCAGGACCGGGCCAGGAGGAACAGGGAGAAGAAACGTGGAGGCTACTGCGAGTGCTGCACGCTCAAATACAACAACATCAAAGCT CACCTGCGGAGTGAGCAGCACAAGGCCTTCTCCAGAAGTGATGAGTACCTGGTGGTGGACAGGCTCATCACCACACTGCCCTTCAACTTCAGTCACGTCAAAACAACACAAACTCCAACCACAAG GTCAAAGTACAGCATAACCACCCTGATGTGTGTTCCTGGACCCAGtatacagatggagggagagaaggagggaggtgtGGAAACCAAAGAGCTGAAGGGGGGATTAATGTCCCTCTGGTCTACTACAGTGGAGCCCCCTCTCTCCCGGAGTATGGAAAACCCCTTGGAACAGCCTCGGAAGCGCAGCCTCGGAGCCCCTGTTCCCCACAGCACCAGCGAGGGTGAGAAGAGGTGCTCTTACGtcccagacagaccccagacCAAGCACAGATCCCTGTCCTGCAAACAATGCTGCCGACAGGGATACCCGCGCAAGCACCCCCAGATGGCTGGGCTGAGTCAGACACCTGTGTCTAATGCAGAAATAGACCCTTCTACCCATGACTCTGTCGCCAATCCCAGACTTTCCCATCAGGGCCAGAGAACTCACACAGACAACGATGGCTGCTCTTCATTTAGTCACACAGAGAATTTACAATGTGGCGATCCAGCTGGACGTGTGAAGGTCCCTTCCAGTCAGCACAAGGTTGCAGGGCCTTCAGAACACCACAAGCTCAGAGCtttagaggagagggaactgAGTCATGATACATTGGCTGGGGAGACTCTTCCCGGGAATACTGGGGGTGTTCCGGAGCTCGAGGCAGGTGACACGgagacacacacccctcctcctgccAGGACGTTACAGAGGAGGGTCAGGGATTACAGACGGAAGAGAAGGAAAGTTGAGAAGCAGCGGACTGCTCAGGAGCAGAAAAAAACGAGCAATGTTCCCAGCAGCTCTCTGCTGAACCTCTGGCAGCTGTTCCACTCCAGTGAAGACATGGAGTGTGAGTTCAGAGGCTTTCCCAGCTGTTCCACTCCAGTGAGGACATGGAGTGTGAGTTCAGAGGCTTTCCCAGCTGTTCCACTCCAGTGA
- the dbf4 gene encoding protein DBF4 homolog A isoform X2 yields the protein MNKMKSRRTQKSTKPRLQDPKLADKGHKSVSKSHAKPPCESYPAQKKPFTGKLFYLDLPSNRRAETLENDIKMFGGIVEKFFSKEIKYLVSNKREARYVQCHGRDSLVPSPDSGHSSPHPCPRPGSHRDGLKGSSQGQADMVVISRGKSFVKRVVKEQVRIQVNEILSNALEWGVKILYIDDVIAYMEKKKRNDKYTAEKPTAAAVKKSAKGEPTGKAAFQKYKGGRIRKPFVKVVDSSRHYRPIYLAMPNMPEFNLTSAPPCSPFYVEDQEHSLKRPKVHGCLRNRGARVSASEERGQDRARRNREKKRGGYCECCTLKYNNIKAHLRSEQHKAFSRSDEYLVVDRLITTLPFNFSHVKTTQTPTTRSKYSITTLMCVPGPSIQMEGEKEGGVETKELKGGLMSLWSTTVEPPLSRSMENPLEQPRKRSLGAPVPHSTSEGEKRCSYVPDRPQTKHRSLSCKQCCRQGYPRKHPQMAGLSQTPVSNAEIDPSTHDSVANPRLSHQGQRTHTDNDGCSSFSHTENLQCGDPAGRVKVPSSQHKVAGPSEHHKLRALEERELSHDTLAGETLPGNTGGVPELEAGDTETHTPPPARTLQRRVRDYRRKRRKVEKQRTAQEQKKTSNVPSSSLLNLWQLFHSSEDMECEFRGFPSCSTPVRTWSVSSEAFPAVPLQ from the exons ATGAATAAGATGAAATCTAGACGCACCCAAAAGTCTACAAAACCCCGTTTACAAG ACCCCAAACTCGCTGATAAGGGACACAAGTCAGTCTCGAAGAGCCATGCCAAACCACCATGTGAATCTTATCCTGCCCAGAAAAAGCCTTTCACTGGGAAACTATTCTACTTAGATTTGCCATCAAACAGAAGAGCAGAGACATTAGAGAATGATATCAAAATGTTTGGAGGG ATAGTGGAGAAGTTCTTCAGCAAGGAGATCAAGTACCTGGTGTCTAATAAGAGAGAGGCCAGGTATGTGCAGTGTCATGGCCGCGACTCACTTGTCCCAAGCCCTGACTCTGGGCACAGCTCCCCCCACCCCTGCCCCCGTCCCGGGAGCCACAGAGACGGCCTCAAAGGAAGCTCCCAGGGCCAGGCAGACATG GTGGTCATAAGCAGGGGCAAGTCTTTTGTGAAGAGAGTTGTAAAAGAGCAG GTTAGAATACAGGTCAACGAGATCCTGTCCAATGCTCTGGAGTGGGGGGTGAAAATCCTGTACATTGATG ATGTAATAGCTTATATGGAAAAGAAGAAAAGGAATGATAAGTATACTGCTGAAAAGCCAACCGCAGCTGCTGTCAAGAAAAGT GCCAAAGGAGAACCTACAGGAAAAGCAGCCTTCCAGAAGTATAAGG GTGGAAGGATCCGTAAACCCTTTGTAAAGGTAGTGGACTCTAGCAG ACATTACCGTCCAATTTATCTGGCCATGCCGAACATGCCAGAGTTTAACCTAACGTCAGCTCCCCCCTGCAGTCCATTCTATGTAGAGGACCAGGAACACTCGTTGAAGAGACCTAAAGTGCACGG GTGTCTCAGGAACCGAGGGGCAAGAGTGTCAGCCAGTGAGGAGAGGGGGCAGGACCGGGCCAGGAGGAACAGGGAGAAGAAACGTGGAGGCTACTGCGAGTGCTGCACGCTCAAATACAACAACATCAAAGCT CACCTGCGGAGTGAGCAGCACAAGGCCTTCTCCAGAAGTGATGAGTACCTGGTGGTGGACAGGCTCATCACCACACTGCCCTTCAACTTCAGTCACGTCAAAACAACACAAACTCCAACCACAAG GTCAAAGTACAGCATAACCACCCTGATGTGTGTTCCTGGACCCAGtatacagatggagggagagaaggagggaggtgtGGAAACCAAAGAGCTGAAGGGGGGATTAATGTCCCTCTGGTCTACTACAGTGGAGCCCCCTCTCTCCCGGAGTATGGAAAACCCCTTGGAACAGCCTCGGAAGCGCAGCCTCGGAGCCCCTGTTCCCCACAGCACCAGCGAGGGTGAGAAGAGGTGCTCTTACGtcccagacagaccccagacCAAGCACAGATCCCTGTCCTGCAAACAATGCTGCCGACAGGGATACCCGCGCAAGCACCCCCAGATGGCTGGGCTGAGTCAGACACCTGTGTCTAATGCAGAAATAGACCCTTCTACCCATGACTCTGTCGCCAATCCCAGACTTTCCCATCAGGGCCAGAGAACTCACACAGACAACGATGGCTGCTCTTCATTTAGTCACACAGAGAATTTACAATGTGGCGATCCAGCTGGACGTGTGAAGGTCCCTTCCAGTCAGCACAAGGTTGCAGGGCCTTCAGAACACCACAAGCTCAGAGCtttagaggagagggaactgAGTCATGATACATTGGCTGGGGAGACTCTTCCCGGGAATACTGGGGGTGTTCCGGAGCTCGAGGCAGGTGACACGgagacacacacccctcctcctgccAGGACGTTACAGAGGAGGGTCAGGGATTACAGACGGAAGAGAAGGAAAGTTGAGAAGCAGCGGACTGCTCAGGAGCAGAAAAAAACGAGCAATGTTCCCAGCAGCTCTCTGCTGAACCTCTGGCAGCTGTTCCACTCCAGTGAAGACATGGAGTGTGAGTTCAGAGGCTTTCCCAGCTGTTCCACTCCAGTGAGGACATGGAGTGTGAGTTCAGAGGCTTTCCCAGCTGTTCCACTCCAGTGA